One region of Camelina sativa cultivar DH55 chromosome 6, Cs, whole genome shotgun sequence genomic DNA includes:
- the LOC109133292 gene encoding 10 kDa chaperonin, mitochondrial-like, giving the protein MTTKETRNSVSPLTLLPVFFLLIQPAKTESGILLPEKSSKLNSGRVVAVGPGSRDKDGKLIPVSVKEGDTVLLPEYGGTQVKLGENEXNFRIIRDKKKKKV; this is encoded by the exons ATGACTACCAAGGAGACCAGAAATTCAGTGTCACCACTTACTCTTCTACCGGTGTT TTTCCTTTTGATCCAGCCTGCTAAAACCGAAAGCGGCATTCTCCTCCCCGAGAAATCCTCCAAG CTGAACTCAGGCAGGGTGGTAGCTGTTGGACCTGGATCAAGGGATAAAGACGGGAAATTGATTCCGGTCTCTGTGAAGGAAGGCGACACTGTTCTTCTTCCAGAGTACGGCGGCACACAGGTCAAGCTCGGCGAGAACGAGTNAAATTTCCGAATCATCcgagacaagaagaagaagaaagtg
- the LOC104698731 gene encoding 10 kDa chaperonin, mitochondrial-like isoform X3 has protein sequence MMKRLMPTFNRILVQKVIQPAKTESGILLPEKSSKLNSGRVVAVGPGSRDKDGKLIPVSVKEGDTVLLPEYGGTQVKLGENE, from the exons atGATGAAGCGTCTGATGCCAACGTTCAACCGGATCCTGGTTCAGAAAGTGATCCAGCCTGCTAAAACCGAAAGCGGCATTCTCCTCCCCGAGAAATCCTCCAAG CTGAACTCAGGCAGGGTGGTAGCTGTTGGACCTGGATCAAGGGATAAAGACGGGAAATTGATTCCGGTCTCTGTGAAGGAAGGCGACACTGTTCTTCTTCCAGAGTACGGCGGCACACAGGTCAAGCTCGGCGAGAACGAGTAA
- the LOC104698731 gene encoding 10 kDa chaperonin, mitochondrial-like isoform X2 translates to MMKRLMPTFNRILVQKVIQPAKTESGILLPEKSSKLNSGRVVAVGPGSRDKDGKLIPVSVKEGDTVLLPEYGGTQVKLGENEYHLLCVKKHFVGFGKKRGPNSSEK, encoded by the exons atGATGAAGCGTCTGATGCCAACGTTCAACCGGATCCTGGTTCAGAAAGTGATCCAGCCTGCTAAAACCGAAAGCGGCATTCTCCTCCCCGAGAAATCCTCCAAG CTGAACTCAGGCAGGGTGGTAGCTGTTGGACCTGGATCAAGGGATAAAGACGGGAAATTGATTCCGGTCTCTGTGAAGGAAGGCGACACTGTTCTTCTTCCAGAGTACGGCGGCACACAGGTCAAGCTCGGCGAGAACGA GTACCATCTGCTTTGTGTAAAGAAACATT TTGTTGGTTTTGGCAAGAAGAGAGGACCCAACTCATCAGAGAAGTAG
- the LOC104698731 gene encoding 10 kDa chaperonin, mitochondrial-like isoform X1, producing the protein MMKRLMPTFNRILVQKVIQPAKTESGILLPEKSSKLNSGRVVAVGPGSRDKDGKLIPVSVKEGDTVLLPEYGGTQVKLGENDCWFWQEERTQLIREVDKKELLIWGSGGLALLLRRGLDADDATGLIISTLLRMLSLYSGNNARIEMKEFYGKENTIFFVQSSPHGTPGITYG; encoded by the exons atGATGAAGCGTCTGATGCCAACGTTCAACCGGATCCTGGTTCAGAAAGTGATCCAGCCTGCTAAAACCGAAAGCGGCATTCTCCTCCCCGAGAAATCCTCCAAG CTGAACTCAGGCAGGGTGGTAGCTGTTGGACCTGGATCAAGGGATAAAGACGGGAAATTGATTCCGGTCTCTGTGAAGGAAGGCGACACTGTTCTTCTTCCAGAGTACGGCGGCACACAGGTCAAGCTCGGCGAGAACGA TTGTTGGTTTTGGCAAGAAGAGAGGACCCAACTCATCAGAGAAGTAGACAAAAAG GAGTTATTGATTTGGGGATCGGGTGGACTAGCTCTGTTGCTGAGGCGTGGACTAGACGCCGACGACGCCACCGGGCTTATCATCTCAACGTTATTGAGGATGCTCTCGCTTTACAGTGGCAACAACGCCAGAATAGAGATGAAAGAGTTTTATGGAAAGGAAAACACGATATTTTTCGTCCAAAGTTCTCCACACGGGACACCTGGAATCACATACGGGTAA